In Zingiber officinale cultivar Zhangliang chromosome 6A, Zo_v1.1, whole genome shotgun sequence, a single genomic region encodes these proteins:
- the LOC121993778 gene encoding indole-3-acetic acid-induced protein ARG7-like: MGKYDKIRGIVRLRQILLRWRHRASAAEASSSPPPDVPAGHVALCVGGSARRFVVRASHLNHPVFRQLLLRAEEEYGFASGRAGPVSLPGVDEALFERLLRLISSPRTQDCSLEDFEAMLYPAGSDLCRCAGDSLPLLHGRRSADEPVW, encoded by the coding sequence ATGGGAAAATACGACAAGATCCGCGGCATAGTTCGCCTCCGGCAGATTCTTCTGCGGTGGCGGCATCGTGCATCTGCGGCGGAGGCGTCGTCGTCTCCGCCGCCGGACGTCCCGGCGGGCCACGTGGCGCTGTGCGTGGGAGGCAGCGCGCGACGCTTCGTGGTGCGTGCGTCGCACCTGAACCACCCGGTCTTCCGGCAGCTCCTCCTCCGAGCCGAGGAGGAGTACGGATTCGCCTCCGGCCGCGCCGGCCCCGTCTCCCTCCCCGGCGTCGACGAGGCCCTCTTCGAGCGTCTCCTCCGCCTCATCTCTTCTCCCAGGACCCAGGATTGCAGCCTCGAGGACTTCGAGGCCATGCTTTATCCCGCCGGCAGCGACCTATGCAGGTGCGCTGGCGACTCGCTGCCGCTGCTCCACGGCCGCCGCAGCGCCGACGAACCCGTTTGGTGA